A part of Arthrobacter dokdonellae genomic DNA contains:
- a CDS encoding LacI family DNA-binding transcriptional regulator — protein sequence MSGGGPAGKVTIAGLAGRLGMSKASVSYALNGQPGVSEPTRARVLALAAELGWYPSSSARALSQSRSDAVGIVLARSPEEVGSESFYMNVLAGIESVLSEHDMNLMLRMVTPSPARLDLDVYRRWAGERRVDGVIVFDSFSDDPRPPLLSGLRLPHVLVGAAGDAGPTPFGAHTTVDQGADAATVVEAFHARGHRHIAYVSGPLGLTHEAARRAGIHSHASRLGMTAVFSASDYTADDGAKATTAVVAGLAPGSPDFPTAIAYGNDLMAMGGLRALKRLGMSVPGQVSVLSWDDSILCQLSSPSVAALARNTMELGRRSAALLLETIAGHQAANVAMPAGVLHARESLGEAVQAAP from the coding sequence ATGAGCGGGGGCGGCCCGGCCGGAAAAGTGACCATCGCTGGCCTGGCCGGACGCCTCGGCATGTCCAAGGCCTCGGTCTCCTACGCCCTGAACGGCCAGCCCGGTGTCAGCGAACCCACCCGCGCCCGCGTCCTGGCACTCGCCGCCGAGCTTGGCTGGTACCCGAGTTCCAGCGCCCGCGCGCTCTCGCAGTCCCGCAGCGACGCGGTGGGAATCGTGCTGGCGCGCTCCCCGGAGGAGGTGGGCTCGGAATCGTTCTACATGAACGTCCTGGCCGGGATCGAGTCCGTCCTCAGCGAGCACGACATGAACCTGATGCTGCGCATGGTCACCCCGTCTCCGGCCCGCCTGGACCTGGACGTGTACCGGCGGTGGGCGGGGGAGCGGCGCGTGGACGGGGTGATCGTCTTTGACAGTTTCAGCGACGATCCCCGGCCCCCGCTGCTCTCCGGGCTGCGGCTGCCGCACGTGTTGGTCGGGGCGGCCGGGGATGCCGGTCCCACGCCGTTCGGCGCCCACACCACGGTGGACCAGGGTGCCGACGCGGCGACGGTGGTGGAGGCCTTCCACGCCCGCGGACACCGGCACATCGCCTATGTGTCCGGCCCGCTGGGGCTGACGCATGAGGCCGCCCGCCGCGCGGGAATCCATTCCCATGCGAGCCGGCTGGGCATGACGGCCGTGTTCAGCGCCTCGGACTACACCGCGGACGACGGCGCTAAGGCCACCACCGCCGTTGTCGCCGGGCTGGCGCCGGGGTCCCCGGACTTTCCCACCGCGATTGCGTATGGCAACGACCTCATGGCCATGGGCGGGCTTCGGGCGCTCAAGCGCCTGGGGATGTCCGTTCCCGGCCAGGTGTCCGTCCTCAGCTGGGACGACTCCATCCTGTGCCAGCTCAGCTCGCCCAGTGTGGCCGCCCTGGCCCGGAACACGATGGAGCTGGGGCGCCGCTCCGCCGCCCTGCTGCTGGAGACGATCGCCGGGCACCAAGCGGCGAACGTCGCCATGCCCGCAGGCGTGCTGCATGCGCGCGAAAGCCTCGGGGAAGCGGTCCAGGCAGCCCCGTAA
- a CDS encoding sugar phosphate isomerase/epimerase family protein — translation MPRPYTLFTGQWADLPFEVVARLASEWGYDGLEIACSGDHLDPWRWDEPGYVEGKLAVLEKYGLKVWAISNHLKGQAVCDDPIDFRHQAIVGSKVWGDGDPEGVRERAAEEMKLTARLARALGVKTVVGFTGSSIWQYVAMFPPVPESVIDAGYQDFADRWNPILDVFDECGVRFAHEVHPSEIAYDYWTTVRTLEAIGHREAFGLNWDPSHFMWQGIDPVSFIWDFKDRIYHVDCKDTKLRMTGRNTVMGSHLPWGDPRRGWDFVSAGRGDVPWESAFRALTAIGYDGPISVEWEDAGMDRLQGAPEALAALKKFNFAPSELSFDAAFSNQD, via the coding sequence ATGCCCCGTCCGTACACCTTGTTTACCGGCCAGTGGGCCGACCTGCCCTTCGAGGTAGTGGCCCGGCTAGCTTCCGAATGGGGCTACGACGGCTTGGAGATCGCCTGCTCCGGCGACCACCTTGACCCGTGGCGCTGGGATGAGCCCGGCTATGTCGAGGGCAAGCTCGCCGTGCTGGAGAAGTACGGGCTGAAGGTCTGGGCCATCTCCAACCACCTCAAGGGCCAGGCCGTGTGCGATGACCCCATCGACTTCCGCCACCAGGCAATCGTGGGCTCCAAGGTCTGGGGCGACGGCGACCCCGAGGGGGTGCGGGAGCGCGCGGCCGAGGAAATGAAGCTGACGGCCCGCCTCGCCCGGGCGTTGGGCGTGAAGACTGTGGTCGGCTTCACCGGCTCCTCGATCTGGCAGTATGTGGCCATGTTCCCGCCCGTCCCCGAATCCGTGATCGACGCCGGATACCAGGACTTCGCGGACCGCTGGAACCCGATCCTGGACGTCTTTGACGAGTGCGGCGTCCGCTTCGCCCACGAGGTCCATCCGTCGGAGATCGCCTACGACTACTGGACCACCGTGCGCACGCTGGAGGCCATCGGCCACCGGGAGGCGTTTGGCCTGAACTGGGACCCCTCCCACTTCATGTGGCAGGGCATCGACCCGGTCTCCTTCATCTGGGACTTCAAGGACCGGATTTACCACGTGGACTGCAAGGACACGAAGCTGCGCATGACAGGCCGCAACACCGTCATGGGCTCCCACCTGCCGTGGGGCGATCCGCGCCGCGGCTGGGACTTTGTCTCCGCCGGACGCGGGGACGTGCCCTGGGAGTCGGCGTTCCGCGCCCTGACGGCCATCGGCTACGACGGACCCATCTCTGTTGAATGGGAGGACGCCGGCATGGACCGCCTCCAAGGCGCGCCCGAGGCCCTGGCCGCACTGAAGAAGTTCAACTTCGCCCCGTCCGAGCTCTCCTTCGACGCGGCGTTCAGCAACCAGGACTGA
- a CDS encoding ABC transporter substrate-binding protein: protein MKIRTFAAAAAIAALAITATGCSGGTSGGSSASGGGKTLTYWASNQGTSLDNDKQVLTPELQKFQDQTGIKVNLEVIGWNDLQTRIQTAVTSGQAPDVLNIGNTWAASLQSTGAFMPFDSAAFSAIGGKDKFVKTAMDTGGVPGQDPTSVPLYGLAYGLYYNKAMFKDAGLTPPTTWEEMVADAKKLTKGSVHGMTLAAGSYTENSHFAFINAAQNGAEFFDSSGKPTFTSDGVVDGIARYLDLMQTDKVVDPGNAQYDNGTQAINDFANGKAAMVLSQNNANSSIASQGMKADQFGVVAFPAPQGGKDIATMVAGINMSIFKNTKNKDAALQFVKFMTSEATQATLDKSFAALPVLAGVTPSFTTDTALAKTFEDIYANKSKPLPLVAAEDQFESTVGKAMNQMFAKVASGGTVSKADIKAALTTAQQAVEAAG from the coding sequence GTGAAAATTCGTACTTTTGCCGCAGCGGCGGCAATCGCAGCGCTGGCCATTACCGCCACGGGCTGCAGTGGGGGCACCAGCGGCGGCAGTTCCGCCAGCGGCGGCGGAAAGACCCTCACCTACTGGGCAAGCAACCAGGGGACCAGCCTGGACAACGACAAGCAGGTCCTGACCCCGGAGCTGCAGAAGTTCCAGGACCAGACCGGCATCAAGGTCAACCTCGAAGTCATCGGGTGGAACGACCTCCAGACCCGCATCCAGACGGCCGTCACCTCGGGCCAGGCGCCCGACGTGCTGAACATCGGCAACACGTGGGCCGCTTCGCTGCAGTCCACCGGTGCGTTCATGCCGTTTGACTCCGCCGCCTTCAGCGCGATCGGGGGCAAGGACAAGTTCGTCAAGACAGCCATGGACACCGGCGGCGTCCCGGGGCAGGACCCCACCTCGGTGCCCCTCTACGGGCTGGCCTACGGCTTGTACTACAACAAGGCAATGTTCAAGGATGCCGGCCTGACCCCTCCCACCACGTGGGAGGAAATGGTCGCCGATGCCAAGAAGCTGACCAAGGGATCCGTCCACGGCATGACCCTGGCGGCAGGCAGCTACACCGAAAACTCGCACTTTGCCTTCATTAACGCGGCACAGAACGGCGCGGAATTCTTCGATTCCTCGGGCAAGCCGACGTTCACTTCGGACGGCGTCGTCGACGGCATCGCCCGCTACCTTGACCTGATGCAGACGGACAAGGTCGTCGACCCCGGCAACGCGCAGTATGACAACGGCACCCAGGCCATCAACGACTTTGCCAACGGCAAGGCCGCCATGGTCCTGAGCCAGAACAACGCCAACAGCTCCATCGCCTCCCAGGGCATGAAGGCCGACCAGTTCGGCGTCGTCGCGTTCCCCGCCCCGCAGGGCGGCAAGGACATCGCCACCATGGTGGCCGGCATCAACATGTCCATCTTCAAGAACACGAAGAACAAGGACGCCGCCCTCCAGTTTGTGAAGTTCATGACCAGCGAGGCCACCCAGGCCACGCTCGACAAGTCCTTCGCCGCGCTGCCGGTCCTGGCCGGCGTCACGCCGAGCTTCACCACCGACACGGCGCTTGCCAAGACGTTCGAGGACATCTACGCCAACAAGTCCAAGCCCCTCCCGCTGGTGGCGGCCGAGGACCAGTTTGAAAGCACCGTGGGCAAGGCCATGAACCAGATGTTCGCCAAGGTCGCCTCCGGCGGCACCGTTTCCAAGGCGGACATCAAGGCGGCATTGACCACCGCACAGCAGGCCGTCGAAGCCGCCGGCTGA
- a CDS encoding Gfo/Idh/MocA family protein, producing the protein MTSHQAPAGPRPLGVAAIGYSFMGQAHSHAWRTVANHFDVPAFEQKVLVGRHAEAVSAAARKYGWSESATDWRSVLERDDIDIVDICAPGWLHAEIATAALAAGKHVLVEKPLANSLAESEAMVRAAQAARLAGVRSMVGFNYRRLPALSLARQLIADGKLGTIRQVRASYLQDWLVDGGSPMTWRLRKETAGSGALGDIASHAVDQVQYLLGDTVTAVSGKLHTFVTERPGPDGPEPVTVDDAAWATLSLAGGAVAGVDVSRVALGQKNALRVEVYGTTGSLTFNLENPNELYFLDGTDPIDVQGFRRILVTEPGHPYVSGWWPQGHVLGWEHSFTHQIRDFLLAIDGGTDPSPSFEEGFGVQRVLAAIEASSAAGGATVPVVGPGGRAASPASASRPGPPVVEPAPVVGPAETTSTATSPSATASRS; encoded by the coding sequence ATGACCTCCCACCAGGCCCCGGCCGGACCACGCCCGCTGGGCGTGGCGGCCATTGGCTACTCCTTCATGGGCCAGGCCCATTCCCATGCCTGGCGCACCGTGGCCAACCACTTTGACGTGCCGGCCTTTGAGCAGAAGGTCCTGGTGGGCCGGCACGCCGAAGCTGTGTCGGCGGCGGCCCGGAAGTATGGCTGGAGCGAATCCGCCACGGACTGGCGCTCGGTCCTGGAACGGGACGACATCGACATCGTCGACATCTGCGCCCCCGGCTGGCTGCACGCGGAAATCGCGACGGCGGCCCTGGCCGCGGGCAAGCACGTCCTGGTGGAGAAGCCGCTGGCCAATTCCCTGGCCGAATCCGAGGCCATGGTCCGCGCCGCCCAGGCCGCACGGCTGGCGGGCGTGCGGTCCATGGTGGGATTCAACTACCGCAGGCTTCCCGCGCTTTCGCTGGCCCGCCAGCTCATCGCGGACGGCAAGCTGGGCACCATCCGGCAGGTCCGCGCGTCGTACCTGCAGGACTGGCTGGTGGACGGCGGATCTCCCATGACCTGGCGGCTGCGCAAGGAAACCGCCGGCTCGGGCGCGCTGGGGGACATCGCCTCCCACGCCGTCGACCAGGTCCAATACCTCCTTGGCGACACCGTCACCGCCGTCTCCGGAAAGCTGCACACCTTTGTCACCGAGCGGCCCGGACCGGACGGCCCGGAACCCGTCACGGTCGACGACGCGGCCTGGGCCACGCTGTCCCTGGCCGGCGGCGCAGTGGCGGGAGTGGACGTGTCGCGCGTGGCCCTTGGGCAGAAGAACGCGCTCCGCGTGGAGGTTTATGGCACAACGGGGTCACTGACCTTCAACCTGGAAAACCCGAACGAGCTGTATTTCCTCGACGGCACCGATCCCATCGACGTTCAGGGCTTCCGGCGCATCCTCGTCACCGAACCCGGCCACCCGTATGTTTCGGGCTGGTGGCCGCAGGGGCACGTGCTGGGCTGGGAGCACAGCTTCACCCACCAGATCCGCGACTTCCTGCTGGCCATCGACGGCGGCACCGACCCGTCGCCGTCGTTCGAGGAAGGCTTCGGCGTGCAGCGCGTCCTGGCCGCGATCGAGGCCTCCTCCGCCGCCGGCGGCGCCACGGTCCCGGTGGTTGGGCCCGGTGGTCGAGCAGCGAGCCCTGCGAGCGCGTCGAGACCCGGCCCCCCGGTGGTCGAGCCTGCCCCGGTGGTTGGGCCCGCCGAAACCACCAGCACCGCCACATCCCCGTCCGCCACTGCCTCAAGGAGCTAA
- a CDS encoding ROK family transcriptional regulator yields MPKSPATPLAPSPGFNSAAGAAGVAASRAGDVFQLLRDGHARTRAELADITGLARSTVAARIDALATSGLIGPAGEAVSSGGRPPSRFAFQSTARVVLAVDVGATHVLIGLTDLSGKLLAELRESIDISTGPVAVLDAVLEHAGQLLAQAGRHERELVGIGIGLPGPVEHSTGRPASPPIMPGWDGFDVPAYVQRRFRTNVLVDNDVNIMALGERAVYWPEADNLLFIKVATGIGAGIISGGLLQRGADGTAGDIGHVRVPRGGDVLCRCGNHGCLEAMASGPAVAAALAAGGVPAATGEDVLELARRGNLAAIQAMRQAGRDVGDVLAACVNLLNPSVIVIGGGLSSAGEYLMAGVREIVYQRSLPLATARLRIVQSMAADHAGVLGAARMVIDYVLAPAGVEHLLAEQQQP; encoded by the coding sequence ATGCCCAAGTCCCCAGCAACGCCCCTTGCGCCATCGCCAGGTTTCAACAGCGCCGCCGGTGCGGCCGGCGTCGCGGCGTCGCGCGCGGGGGACGTGTTCCAGCTCCTGCGCGACGGCCACGCCAGGACGAGGGCCGAGCTGGCGGACATCACGGGGCTGGCACGCTCCACCGTTGCCGCGCGGATTGACGCGCTGGCCACCTCGGGCCTCATCGGCCCCGCCGGCGAGGCGGTCTCCTCCGGCGGGCGCCCGCCGTCGCGCTTTGCCTTTCAGTCCACGGCGCGCGTGGTCCTGGCGGTCGACGTCGGCGCCACCCATGTGCTCATCGGCCTGACCGACCTCAGCGGCAAGCTGCTCGCGGAGCTGCGCGAATCCATCGACATCTCCACGGGGCCGGTGGCCGTGCTGGACGCGGTCCTGGAGCACGCCGGGCAGCTCCTGGCCCAGGCGGGCCGGCACGAGCGCGAGCTGGTGGGGATCGGGATCGGCCTGCCGGGGCCCGTGGAGCATTCCACCGGCCGCCCGGCGAGCCCGCCCATCATGCCCGGATGGGACGGCTTTGACGTTCCGGCGTACGTGCAGCGGCGGTTCAGGACGAACGTGCTGGTGGACAACGACGTCAACATCATGGCGCTCGGTGAGCGCGCGGTCTACTGGCCCGAGGCGGACAACCTGCTCTTCATCAAGGTCGCCACGGGCATCGGCGCCGGCATCATCAGCGGCGGGCTGCTGCAGCGCGGCGCGGACGGGACGGCCGGGGACATCGGCCACGTCCGGGTCCCGCGCGGCGGCGACGTGCTGTGCCGCTGCGGAAACCACGGCTGCCTGGAGGCCATGGCGTCGGGGCCGGCCGTGGCCGCGGCCCTCGCCGCGGGCGGCGTGCCGGCGGCAACCGGCGAGGACGTGCTGGAACTGGCCCGGCGCGGCAACCTGGCCGCCATCCAGGCCATGCGCCAGGCCGGCCGCGACGTCGGGGACGTCCTGGCCGCCTGCGTCAACCTGCTCAACCCGTCCGTCATCGTCATTGGCGGCGGGCTCTCCTCCGCCGGCGAATACCTGATGGCGGGCGTGCGCGAGATCGTCTACCAGCGCTCCCTTCCGCTGGCCACGGCGCGCCTGCGGATCGTCCAGTCCATGGCCGCGGACCACGCCGGCGTCCTGGGCGCCGCCCGCATGGTGATTGACTACGTGCTGGCCCCGGCCGGCGTCGAACATCTCCTGGCGGAGCAGCAGCAGCCATGA
- a CDS encoding carbohydrate ABC transporter permease, whose amino-acid sequence MHETTGAKTFRIVSITLLSIFTIVPIWVMVISGLKPLKDVQGAFSWWPKTLTIQPYIDMWRTVPLASYFVNSVIVSSVATVLSLIIAIFASYAISRYNFRGRSVFSTTVLSTQMLPGVLFLLPLFLIFVNINTNFGVQLVGTRLGLIITYLTFSLPFSIWMLAGYFDGIPRELDEAAKVDGCGPMRALLTVILPAARPGLVAVAIYSFMTSWGEVLFASVMTTDANRTLAVGLQLYSTQTNVYWNQIMAASVVVSVPIVIGFLLLQKNFVAGLTAGAVK is encoded by the coding sequence GTGCATGAGACCACCGGTGCCAAGACCTTCAGGATCGTCAGCATCACGCTGCTGAGCATCTTCACGATCGTGCCCATCTGGGTCATGGTCATCTCCGGCCTGAAGCCGTTGAAGGACGTCCAGGGCGCCTTTTCCTGGTGGCCCAAGACCCTGACCATCCAGCCCTACATCGACATGTGGCGGACCGTGCCGCTGGCCAGCTACTTCGTCAACTCGGTCATCGTCTCCAGCGTCGCCACGGTGCTGTCCCTGATCATCGCCATTTTCGCCTCCTACGCCATCTCCCGGTACAACTTCCGCGGACGCTCGGTGTTCTCCACCACGGTCCTCTCCACGCAGATGCTTCCCGGTGTGCTGTTCCTGCTGCCGCTGTTCCTGATCTTCGTGAACATCAACACGAACTTCGGCGTCCAGCTCGTGGGCACGCGGCTGGGCCTGATCATCACCTACCTGACGTTCTCGCTCCCGTTCTCGATCTGGATGCTGGCCGGCTACTTCGACGGCATCCCGCGCGAACTTGACGAGGCCGCCAAGGTGGACGGCTGCGGCCCCATGCGCGCCCTGTTGACGGTCATCCTGCCGGCCGCCCGGCCGGGCCTGGTGGCGGTGGCCATCTACAGCTTCATGACCAGCTGGGGCGAGGTCCTGTTTGCCTCCGTCATGACCACCGACGCGAACCGCACCCTGGCCGTGGGCCTGCAGCTGTACTCGACGCAGACCAACGTGTACTGGAACCAGATCATGGCCGCGTCCGTGGTGGTCAGCGTTCCGATCGTCATCGGCTTCCTGCTGCTGCAAAAGAACTTCGTGGCCGGCCTGACCGCGGGCGCCGTCAAGTAA
- a CDS encoding sugar phosphate isomerase/epimerase family protein, producing MTYSLQLYTVRKPLEDDLPGTIARVAELGFTKVEPYNFVATADALAAAFAENGITAPSGHAPLLKDDQDEIFRAAKKLGITTVIDPFVPAEQWQNAKDIQKTAAGLNAAAKKGAEYGIRVGYHNHSWELESTINGTTALEYFETLLDPELVLEVDTYWVSVGGANAVDVLTSLGERVKFIHIKDGPLTTDTKAQLPAGQGEVPVWDVIGAAKSLEVGVVEFDDYAGDIFDGIAQSLAFLNRGKA from the coding sequence GTGACGTATTCCCTGCAGCTGTACACCGTGCGCAAGCCCCTCGAGGACGACCTGCCCGGCACCATTGCCCGGGTGGCAGAACTCGGCTTCACGAAGGTGGAGCCGTACAACTTTGTGGCCACTGCCGACGCCTTGGCCGCCGCATTTGCCGAGAACGGCATCACCGCCCCGTCCGGCCACGCCCCCCTGCTCAAGGACGACCAGGACGAGATCTTCCGGGCCGCGAAGAAGCTGGGCATCACCACCGTCATCGACCCGTTCGTCCCCGCCGAACAGTGGCAGAACGCCAAGGACATCCAAAAGACCGCGGCCGGCTTGAACGCCGCGGCCAAGAAGGGCGCCGAGTACGGCATCCGCGTTGGCTACCACAACCATTCCTGGGAACTGGAGTCCACGATCAACGGCACCACGGCGCTGGAATACTTCGAGACCCTGCTGGACCCCGAACTGGTGCTGGAAGTGGACACCTACTGGGTCTCCGTGGGCGGCGCCAACGCCGTGGACGTGCTGACCAGCCTGGGCGAGCGCGTAAAGTTCATCCACATCAAGGACGGCCCGCTGACCACCGACACCAAGGCCCAGCTGCCCGCCGGGCAGGGCGAGGTCCCGGTCTGGGACGTCATTGGCGCGGCGAAGTCGCTGGAAGTCGGCGTCGTGGAGTTTGACGACTACGCCGGGGACATCTTTGACGGCATCGCCCAAAGCCTTGCCTTCCTCAACCGCGGAAAGGCATGA
- a CDS encoding RNA-binding S4 domain-containing protein translates to MSIPKNAPASVRIDAWLWSIRVYKTRSVATAACRAGHVKLNDVNAKAAHTVVPGDTVRVRESGWERILEVRRLINKRVGAEAASHCFTDHTPPRPVLPALGLPQRDRGAGRPTKKDRRDMDRLRGQD, encoded by the coding sequence ATGAGCATTCCGAAGAACGCGCCGGCATCCGTGCGCATTGACGCCTGGCTGTGGTCAATCCGCGTGTACAAGACGCGTTCCGTGGCCACCGCCGCCTGCCGTGCCGGCCACGTGAAGCTCAACGACGTCAACGCCAAGGCAGCCCACACCGTGGTCCCGGGCGACACCGTCCGGGTCCGTGAATCCGGCTGGGAACGGATCCTGGAGGTCCGGCGCCTGATCAACAAGCGCGTGGGTGCGGAGGCGGCATCGCACTGCTTCACAGACCACACTCCCCCTCGGCCGGTGCTTCCGGCGCTCGGACTGCCGCAGCGGGACCGCGGCGCCGGCCGCCCCACCAAGAAGGACCGCCGCGACATGGACAGGCTCCGCGGCCAGGACTGA
- a CDS encoding carbohydrate ABC transporter permease produces the protein MPAVTATTTTRKSGAAGKAPRRGNRKTRRAGWWLPYALLAPAVLFELVIHVIPMATGIWISFLKLTKMYIANWGNAPFSGLKNYQLALDFNSAVGSGLLKSFLITAAFTVLVVAISWGLGMAAAVALQKSFFGRGFFRTLFLIPYALPMYAGVIAWKFMLQKDNGALNHFLFDNLGLPGDKPFWLIGDNAFVSVVIVAIWRLWPFAFLMLMAGLQSIPNDVYEASAVDGAKPLRQWSAITLPMLRPVNMVLLLVMFLWTFNDFNTPFVLFGGSQPPAGDLISFHIYNASFLTWNFGSGAAMSVLLLLFLLLVSGIYLLFMNRRKDRA, from the coding sequence GTGCCCGCAGTGACTGCCACCACCACCACCCGCAAGTCCGGAGCCGCCGGCAAGGCGCCCAGACGCGGGAACCGCAAAACCCGCCGGGCCGGCTGGTGGCTGCCTTACGCGCTGCTCGCCCCCGCCGTCCTCTTTGAACTGGTCATCCACGTCATCCCGATGGCCACCGGCATCTGGATCAGCTTTCTCAAGCTCACCAAGATGTACATCGCCAACTGGGGCAACGCCCCGTTCTCCGGGCTCAAGAACTACCAGCTCGCGCTCGACTTCAACTCCGCCGTTGGATCCGGGCTGCTCAAGTCCTTCCTGATCACCGCAGCCTTCACCGTCCTGGTGGTCGCCATCTCCTGGGGGCTGGGCATGGCCGCCGCCGTGGCGCTGCAGAAGTCCTTCTTTGGGCGCGGATTCTTCCGCACCCTGTTCCTGATTCCCTACGCGCTGCCCATGTACGCCGGCGTCATCGCGTGGAAGTTCATGCTGCAAAAGGACAACGGCGCGCTGAACCACTTCCTTTTTGACAACCTGGGCCTGCCGGGTGACAAGCCGTTCTGGCTGATCGGCGACAACGCGTTCGTCTCGGTGGTCATCGTGGCCATCTGGCGGCTCTGGCCGTTCGCCTTCCTCATGCTGATGGCCGGCCTGCAGTCGATCCCCAACGACGTGTATGAAGCCTCCGCCGTGGACGGCGCGAAGCCGCTGCGCCAGTGGTCGGCCATCACCTTGCCCATGCTGCGCCCCGTGAACATGGTGCTGCTGCTGGTCATGTTCCTGTGGACGTTCAACGACTTCAACACCCCGTTCGTGCTGTTTGGCGGCTCCCAGCCCCCCGCCGGCGACCTGATTTCCTTCCACATCTACAACGCCTCCTTCCTGACCTGGAACTTCGGCTCCGGCGCGGCCATGTCGGTCCTGCTGCTGCTGTTCCTGCTGCTGGTCAGCGGAATCTACCTACTCTTCATGAACCGGAGGAAAGACCGTGCATGA
- a CDS encoding Gfo/Idh/MocA family protein, with the protein MTATPKSGPVGVAVIGAGNISKQYLDHLTTFPDLKVLVIADLFEEAAAARAAEYGIGTFGGVDAALNHPDVEIVVNLTIPAAHVEVATAAVRAGKHVWTEKPFSLDRESGLGLLKEAQAAGVRLGCAPDTFLGAGLQTARRLIDAGEIGTPLTALTMFQSPGPESWHPNPAFLFQTGAGPLFDMAPYYLTTLIQAFGPIAKVAAVGSTAFPTRTIGSGPKAGEVFDVEVPTHVSAIAQFESGASSHSVFSFESPRARMGFVEITGTEGTIALPDPNNFDGDIRLCRRGEEDWTVIPSEGPANGRGMGVLDLARSLRAGVPHRAPGELAYHVLDAMVSIAESVDGGDFVTVESTAAPSDPLPADWNPTEATL; encoded by the coding sequence ATGACTGCCACCCCCAAGAGCGGGCCGGTCGGCGTCGCCGTCATCGGCGCCGGTAACATCAGCAAGCAGTACCTGGACCACCTGACCACCTTCCCCGACCTCAAGGTCCTGGTCATCGCCGACCTCTTCGAGGAGGCGGCCGCGGCCCGCGCCGCGGAGTACGGCATCGGGACCTTCGGCGGCGTGGACGCAGCCCTGAACCATCCCGACGTCGAGATTGTGGTCAACCTGACCATCCCCGCCGCCCACGTCGAGGTCGCGACGGCGGCCGTGCGGGCGGGCAAGCACGTCTGGACCGAGAAGCCTTTTTCACTGGACCGGGAAAGCGGCCTGGGCCTGCTCAAGGAAGCCCAGGCCGCCGGCGTCCGGCTCGGTTGCGCCCCGGACACGTTCCTGGGAGCCGGCCTGCAGACCGCCCGACGGCTGATCGACGCGGGTGAAATCGGCACCCCGCTGACGGCGCTGACCATGTTCCAGTCGCCCGGCCCCGAATCCTGGCACCCGAACCCCGCGTTCCTGTTCCAGACCGGCGCCGGCCCCCTGTTCGACATGGCGCCGTACTACCTCACCACCCTGATCCAGGCGTTTGGCCCCATCGCCAAGGTGGCCGCCGTCGGCTCCACCGCCTTCCCGACCCGGACGATCGGTTCCGGGCCCAAGGCAGGGGAAGTGTTCGACGTCGAGGTCCCGACCCATGTCAGCGCGATAGCCCAGTTTGAGTCCGGCGCCTCCTCGCACAGCGTCTTCAGCTTCGAGTCCCCCCGCGCCCGCATGGGATTCGTGGAGATCACCGGGACCGAAGGCACCATCGCCCTGCCGGATCCGAACAACTTCGACGGCGACATCCGCCTGTGCAGGCGCGGCGAGGAGGACTGGACCGTCATTCCCTCCGAAGGGCCCGCAAACGGCCGCGGCATGGGCGTGCTGGACCTGGCCCGCTCCCTCCGCGCCGGCGTTCCCCACCGCGCGCCGGGGGAGCTTGCCTACCATGTCCTCGACGCCATGGTCTCGATCGCCGAATCCGTGGATGGCGGGGACTTCGTCACCGTCGAGAGCACGGCCGCGCCCTCCGATCCGCTCCCCGCGGACTGGAACCCCACCGAAGCAACCCTCTAG